The following proteins are co-located in the Candidatus Zixiibacteriota bacterium genome:
- a CDS encoding NADH-quinone oxidoreductase subunit J yields the protein MELALFIILALVAIASALMVILQRNPVYSALSLIVTLGSIAILFILQKAYFLAFIQIIVYAGAIMILFIFVIMLLNLRKDEFGPEKRKLQRFFGLVFSLLLVVELFFVVRYALFGKTGESLQVAEDFGTASALGRLLFSTYLFPFEITSILLLIAMIGALFLARREE from the coding sequence TCCTGGCACTTGTGGCAATTGCCTCAGCTTTGATGGTTATCCTGCAGAGGAATCCGGTCTACAGCGCCCTGTCTTTGATCGTGACTCTGGGTAGTATCGCCATCCTATTCATTTTGCAAAAGGCTTACTTCCTGGCTTTTATCCAGATCATCGTGTATGCAGGCGCCATAATGATCCTTTTCATTTTCGTGATTATGCTTTTGAACTTAAGAAAGGACGAGTTCGGTCCGGAAAAAAGGAAACTGCAGAGATTCTTCGGGCTGGTTTTCTCTCTCCTTCTGGTAGTGGAGCTTTTCTTTGTGGTCAGGTATGCACTTTTCGGCAAGACTGGAGAGTCTTTGCAAGTGGCAGAGGATTTCGGGACAGCCAGCGCGCTGGGCAGGCTCCTTTTCTCTACTTATCTTTTCCCCTTTGAGATCACCTCGATACTCCTTTTGATTGCGATGATTGGGGCACTTTTTTTAGCCCGGAGGGAAGAATAG